Sequence from the uncultured Flavobacterium sp. genome:
AATCCGTTGCCAAAACCGCATAATAATTAATTTCTACCTCGGTTTTGGAATCAAAATGATGGAATGCAGTAATAGTTTGAGATCTGATCGAAAAATACGTTTTTGCTTTTTCTGCCTGTTCTATAAATTCATCTATTCCGGTCAAAGTCATATTTACTTCACCATTCTGAATGTTTTCAAAAACAATAATATCACTAAAATCAGCTGTCATTTTATTAATATCAAATGTATTGTAACCTTCAACGTAATTCTTAATTACTCTTTCTCTTTCAATCATAATATAATGTGTTTTATACCAAATAATTATTCAAATCAAGACGTTCGAATTTAACTTTATATTTTCGAACATAACTATTCCATTGCTCTATATTTTCTTCATTATTATAAACAGAAGCAGCATAATCAGCAACTTCTTTACTAAAATGATTTCCAAAAACTGAATCTAAATTTTCTAATCCAGAATCGATTACACGTTTTAAAATAGTAAGTTTATCAATTCCGTTTTCTTTACAAACTTTATCCAGCCATAATCCTTTGCCTATTTTTACATATTCTTCGAGCAAATTTTCCGTAATAAAGTCAGAAGGAACATCAATTATATTCGGTTCGTGTTTTCCGTTTTTAAATGTTGTTAAAATCAATTCTTCCGAATAAAACTCCTTTGGAATAAGCGAAATTAAGGTTCCGCTTTTCGCCGCTTTTAAGCAAAGTTCTTTTGTTATAAAGTCATCCGGAATTTTCTGAATCGCAAATCCGTCTTTATCGACTAATCTTTCGCAAAGTTCCTGTGTAATAAATTCCTGATTGACAAAAGGCAAAGCATGAAATGTACTATTCAAAGCCAAATCGCACAATTCTTTGTTTTTAAATTCAGGCGGAACTAACTTCAAATCTCTATAATTTGATTCAACTCTATATTCCCAATATGCAAAAGTTTTGGCAGCAGGATTACTTTGTTTTAAAACCAATTCGCCTTTTTCTAATTCACGTTTTAATTCTTCGAAAGTTTCAATTAATGGATTATTCAGATGTTTGCGCAATTCTACCGAAATAATATCTTCATCAGAATCATCATCATATTCGCAATCATTTTTTGAGTCAAAATCATTCGCTCTGTCATTATAATAAAACAAATCGTTTTTTCGCTCAGCAAAAGTGGTATAATGATCTTCGACTATAAAAACCGGAGAATCGATAACGCCGGAACATTTAAATTTTCCGTGATTGTACGAAGTCATCACCACTTCTTTGGCTTTTACATTTCCATTTATTTCGACGTAAGAACCTCCTAATAATAAACTTTTGCAAGTTACATTTCCGCTAATAAAAACATAAGGTCCGTAATCTCCTTCAGCATTTATGATGGTTCCGTTTGTGAAGATATTTCCATTTACCAAAATTCCTTCGATTCTTAAATCTTCAATAATTTTAAAGGGTAAATTAAAGATATTGATAAACCATTTTTTCACTTTATCCTCATAAACATCCAGTAAAAAATTACCATCAAAATAGACATCTTCGTTTGCGACAAAAAAGAAATCGTCGTCATTCCATTCTTCAAAATAATCAAATCCTTCACGATCCAATAGAAACGGATATTGCGATTTGACTTCTTTTATTGTAACTAATTTAAAAACTGAATTATGCATTTTAATTTTTTATTGAAGTGAATTACTTCATTTTTTTATTGTTTTGTATTAATTGACCTCTTTCTGCAAAAAAAATAATTAAATACTAAAAATCAACTACATACATTTTATTGCTATTATTTTTTTTATATCAAAAGAAGATTGTTATTTCAAAAACGGTATCCTTTCGGCTCTTATATACTTTGTGCAATCTTTTTTTAGATGATTTTCCCACTCAATTAATAAAGCCGATCCGTCGTTTTTAATTTCTTCTTTAACGATTTCTGCCGCATGTTCTATTCCTTGAAAATCTTGTGCAGCCAGATCAAAAATTATATTATTTGTTTTTGATAATACAGAATACAAGGTGAGCAATCTTCTTGGATTTCCTGCCAATGTATTGATTTTTGTATTTTTATTAATCCAATCCGTTTCATAAATCTTTTTTGCAAACTTATTGTTGGGATTTACGTTTCTAAATAAATATTCACCGACAGTTGTTGGAAAATATCTGCTTCTGAATTTTGATTCTCGAAAATGCTTTACATAAGTAAGAGATTTATAGACAATAACATTTTCATGTTTTACTTTTCCTGTAAAAATAGCAATCATTTTTTCTTCGATATCTATAGAATCAATGTGGTTATCTAAATGAATTAATACTAATTCGCCTTTTCTTAATTCAAATGGCGGTATAAAATATCGGTCAGTTTTTATTCCTTTACTTTCGATTATTAGCTCGTTCATTTTGATTTTATTCTTCGATAATTACTCTTTGACTTTCTCTGCAAAGTATTGCAATTGCGATAAAAACAAAACTTAGATAAATCGCAATTGGAAATCCAAGACCTAACTCATAACTAACAATACTATCATAAAAAGGCAATATTTTTAAGATTATCGCCGTCAGAATTGGCAATGAAAATAACACCCAAAATGCCACAAAATTATCCGGAAAAGAAAACAATCGCCTAAGAATAAAAAACAATAAAAACCCAGTTGCCGTTAGCGGAACTATAAAACCTATCCAATCCAATTTGGTAATTGCCGAAATAATAAGTCCAATTGTCATGGAAAGTATGAAAACTATTAAAATTCCGAAACTGAGAAAAAAGAATGTTGCCAAATATTCTCCCGATTTCGCTTTTGCAAAGAATTGTACCAATATAAAAGTCAAAATTACTATTGTACCAAAACTAGTCATCAATCCGCGATCATTTCCTCTGTCAATTTTGGATGTAATAAACATCCAACTCCAAAAAAGTGAAAGCGAAACCAACAAAAAAATGGCACTTTGTTTAATTGTTAAATACTTAACTTCTGTATTTAGTTTCATCTTTTATAACTTTAAAATTTATTCTAAAATCTCTATTCTCGGTTTTAAACTTTTTCTAATAACAACTCCATTATTGGCATAAATCGATCTTTAATCGAAGTTTCTATTTGTCCAACTTTCACAAATCCGAATTTAGAATAAAAGACTTCTGCATTTGGTTCCGAATTAAGAATCACTTTTTGAACGTCTTCGTTTTTTATTCGAATAAGAAAATCATCCATTAAAACTTTCCCGAATCCTTTGCCAATAGAATCTGGTAAAACAAAAAGATTATCGAGTTTTATAATATTTTCACTTTCGTGGAAGAATGAATAATAACCAATAATTTTATCGTTATCGACTAAATTAAAAACCGAATTCTTCTCGATATATCCTTTGGAAACCGTCAGAAATTGCGACCAATTTTGGATTTGCTCGTTCGAATATCCCCAATATGCTTTTGACTTTTTGGTTATTTCGGTTAAGATTTCGTGGTCGTTTGGGTTTGCTTTTTGTATGGTCATTGCTTAATTACAATCTTTTTTTAGTTATCTCAAACTCTAATTTATCTTTAAGCTTCTAAACCCGACAGGTTTTAAAAACCTGTCGGGTTTAACGTGACAGTTAGAAAAATCATGTTTTATAATATCGGAAACAATTTACAAAATGTATCTCACAAACCAAGACTTGTTTTCTACCAAAACCAAAATGGTAACAGAATTTTAAATATCTTTGAACTATGAGCACAGAAATAAAACCAAAACATATTGGGCGAAATATAAGCCGAATCAGAGAGCTTAGAGATATGAAACAGGAAGCACTTGCGATTTCGATTGGCGTAAGTCAACAAACCATCTCGAGTATTGAAGGAAGTGAAAGCGTTGACGAAGAAAAACTTAAAGCAATTGCCGAAGCTTTGGGCGTTACGCCTGAAATAATAAAAAACTTTTCTGAAGATGCTGTTTTTAATATTATTGGAAATACTTTCGACATTGAAAACAATAATGGTTCTTCTCTGATTAGTTATGGATGTACATTTAATCCATTTGACAAGCTTTTGGAAGTTCTTGACAAAAATGAAAAACTTTATGAAAGATTGGTTGAAGCTGAAAAAGAAAAAGTGGCTCTTTTAGAGAAATTGTTGAGTCAGAAATAATTTCTTAGAAAGATATATTTATAGAAAAAACCGAAGTTTTATGGCTTCGGTTTTTTTTATGGGTTTTGATTATTGTTGTAAGTTATGAATTGGAAATTTGCGTTGTTTGAGTTTATCCCTTCTACTTATGAAAATAACAAAAATGCATTTCAGTATTAACATTTATACCTTGATATTTTGCAGGAATCCATTTTACTTTTTTTATAAAATCTTCTGCCTTAGTTTTAAAATATCCTGCAAACTTCTCATTCTCTGAATTTGCAAAAGAACAATCTGTTTCTATTTTTGATATTTTTCCGTCTTTAGTCAAAACAAAACTCACATCTGTACTTGAAAAATTCTTTTCCTTTTTATATTGATATCCTTTTGGATAAACAAAATTTCTTGAGAAATCTTCTTCCGATTTCTTATAATAATCCCTATATTCTTTTGTATCAGGATAACTAGAAACTGTATCACATTCAGCATATTGGAATATCTTGTCTGGATGATTTTTCACGTATTGCTTTTCTGCAACAACCCTTAAAGAATCTATAAATTTATTTCCATATTTTTTATCAATTTCCTTATTCATTATCATTACGTAACAGTTCCTTTTAAATCCCTTAGGCATTGGAATACAATATGTAAAAACCGAATCAATTTGGATATTATATTTGAAAAGAATTTGTTTCATTTCTTCATTGCTTTTAAACATTTCGGTCATTCCTATAAAACAATAATATACTAATTTCCCTTTTTTAATATCAGACAAAGCTCTCTTTTCCTCATTCATACAAAATGTATCAATTACTTTTACATTTTTTCCTTCATACTTAGATAATTCGTTAACGTTGTAGATAACAATTGTATCGTTATTCTTTTCGCCCTTTTTTTCTTCTTGCTTTTTATTACAAGATATTAAGAGTGAACAAAAAATGATTAAAATTACTTTAAAGGATTTCATAAGTTTTTCTGATTTAATAAATAATAACTTCACTTTAAGACAATTATTATCTTAGCTAAAGTATCAAAAAAGTTCTTACGAAACCGAGTTCGCATGAGGGATTGAGTTTCTAAGGTCCTGAGATTCTAAGTTACTGAGATTTTCGCAATCTTGTGCAAAAAATGGATCTACGACAAACCTGACAGGTTTTTAAAACCTGTCAGGTTTACTTTGCGGAACTATTAATGGAGATTCTTCGTCTTTTTGAGTGACAATATTGTGCAAAAAACGAATCAGCGACAAACCTGACAGGTTTTAAAAACCTGTCAGGTTTACTTTGCGAAACTACGAACGGAGATTCTTCGTCTTTTTGAGTGACAATATTGTGCAAAAATGCATTCGACAAACCCGACAGGTTTTAAAAACCTGTCGGGTTTACTTTGCGGAAATGCTTACGGAGATTCTTCGTCTTTTTTTCAAATCTTTGTCGAGTTGCTTGTGGAGATTTCTCATTCTTCGAAATGACAAGATTGTGCAAAAAATGGATCAGCAGCAAACCTGACAGGTTTTAAAAACCTGTCAGGTTTACTTTGCGGAACTATTAATGGAGATTCTTCGTCCTTTTGAGTGACAAGATTGAGCAAAAAATGCATTCGACAAACCCGACAGGTTTTAAAAACCTGTCGGGTTTACTTTACGGAAATACTTACGGAGATTCTTCGTCTTTTTTTCAAATCTTTGTCGAGTTGCTTGTGGAGATTTCTCATTCTTCGAAATGACAAGATTACGATGAAAAAATAATGAAATAAAAAGAATAAATCTGCTTAATCTGCCAAATCTGCGAGAGAAAAAATCTCCAACAAATAAGAAAACTTTAATAAAGCAACTGTACGCCACTTATTCAAAAATCACTAATTTTGAAATTCGAAGTTCAAAACTCACATTATTATGAAATATCATCAAATAAACAGCGCTCTTTTTGTAAAAAATCGCAGAAAATTCACGGCAGAAATGAAACCTAATTCGGTTGCCGTTTTCAATTCAAATGACATTTACCCAGTTAGCGCAGATAGTACTTTGCCGTTTGCACAACACAGAGATATTTTTTATCTGAGCGGTGTTGATCAGGAAGAAAGTATTTTGCTTTTGTTTCCGGATGCGCCTTATGAAAACCAAAAAGAAATTCTTTTCCTGAAAGAAACTAACGATCATATCGCGGTTTGGGAAGGTGAAAAACTAAGTAAAGAACGTGCTTTTCAGGTTTCGGGAATTAGAACGGTTTATTGGTTGCAGGATTTTCATAAAGTTTTGAACGAAATGATGACGTATGCAGATACGATGTATATTAATACAAACGAACATTATCGTGCAACTGTTGAAACTGAAACTCGCGAAGCTCGTTTTGTAAAATGGTGGAAAGAGCGTTATCCAGCGCATAATGTGGCAAAAAGTAATCCGATTTTGCAACGCATTCGTTCTGTAAAAGAAAGCGAAGAAATCGATTTGATTCAGCAAGCTTGTGATATTACGGAGAAAGGTTTCCGCAGATTATTATCGTTCGTGAAACCAAATGTTACTGAATATGAAATCGAAGCCGAATTGATTCACGAATTCATCCGTAACCGTTCTAAAGGTTTTGCTTATACACCAATTATTGCTTCGGGAAATAATGCGAATGTTTTGCATTACATCGAAAACAATCAGCAATGTAAAGCCGGAGATTTAATTTTGTTAGACGTTGCGGCAGAATATGCTAATTATTCAAGCGATATGACGAGAACAATTCCGGTTTCGGGAAGATTTTCTGAGCGTCAAAAAGCAGTTTATAATGCTGTTTTGAGAGTTAAAAATGAAGCTACAAAAATGTTGGCTCCGGGAACTCTTTGGAAACAATATCATATTGAAGTTGGTAAAATCATGACTTCGGAATTACTTGGTTTAGGATTAATCGATAAAGCCGATGTTCAGAACGAAAATCCGGAATGGCCAGCTTACAAAAAATATTTCATGCACGGAACTTCTCACCACATGGGACTTGACACGCACGATTATGGTTTACTTCACGAACCTATGAAAGCGAATATGGTTTTTACGGTTGAACCTGGAATTTATATTCCGGAGGAGAAATTCGGAATCCGTTTAGAAGATAATGTTGTGGTTCAGGAAAAAGGAGAACCTTTTAACTTGATGCGCAATATTCCGATTGAAGTTGATGAAATCGAAAGCTTAATGAACTCATAATTTCATAATGAAAAAGATTTTTCTATTGGTTTTCCTAATGGTTTTAGGAAACACTTTTGCTCAAACCGAAGGTTATTCGACAAACAATGATTCGAGTAAAACGTATTATAAAGTATTCGGAAAAGGCGAACCGCTTTTGATTATTAACGGTGGTCCGGGAATGAATAGTAATGGTTTTGAAAGCATGGCTAAAACATTGGCCGAAACGCAGGAAACTATTATTTATGATCAACGCGGAACCGGAAATTCAAAGTTGGCTGAATTGGATTCCAAAACTATTTCGATGAAAATAATGGCGGATGATATTGAGTCTTTAAGAAAACATCTGAAAATTAAAAAATGGAATATTCTGGGTCATTCTTTTGGCGGAATGTTGGCTTCGTATTACGCTACAATATATCCAAACAGCATTAATAAATTGATTTTGTCATCGTCTGGCGGAGTTGATTTGACTTTGTTGAAAACAGAAAATCTTATCGAAAGAAATTTAACTAAAGTCGAAAAAGATTCTTTGGATTATTGGAATGCTAAAATTGCAAAAGGCGATACTTCGCATGAAGCACGTTTAGGTCGCGGAAGAGCTTTGGCGCCAGCCTATGTTTACGACCAAAAATATGTTCCTATTATTGCCGAAAGATTAACTCAGGGAAATTCTAAAATAAACGGATTGCTTTGGGACGATATGCAAAAGATCAAATTTGATTGTAAAGCAAAACTGAAAACATTCAAAAATCCTGTTCTGATTATTCAGGGAAAACAAGATGTAATCAGCAATCAAATTGGAGAATTGGCTAATAAAACTTTTCCAAATTCAAAACTGATCTTGCTTGAAAACTGCAGGCATTATGGATGGCTTGATGCAAAAGAAAAATATTTTACGGATGTTAATTCCTTTTTAAAATCATAATAAAAAACAAAGCCCTTAAATAATATTAAGGGCTTTGTTTTTTTATATAAATCGATATTTATCCGATTTTTGAAATCTGAACATCCAATTGGAATTTGCCGTCAGCTTCGTTTCCGTTGATCAATTCAAAAAGCTCTAAAGCTCTTCTTGCATTTTTCTCCTCTTCTCTTTGCTCAGCCACATACCACATCATAAAATCTTCTGTAGCATAATCATTCTCAGCTCTACATTTTGCGATTACTTTATTGATTGCCTGAGTAACTGCAATTTCGTTTTGCAAAGCAATTTCAAATACTTCTCTAAAAGAAGCAAATTCTTGCTGCACTTCCGGAACAGATGGCGTAACTGCAATCCCTCCCATATCTGTAATATATTTGAAAACTTTTAGAAAATGCTCTCTTTCTTCTTCGGCTTGCTTGTACATATAAGATGCTGTATTTGCATACCCATTTCTATCTAACCATGCAGCCATAGCTAAATATTTATTAGAAGCGTCGCTTTCTAATTTTGCCTGTAAGTTCAATATATTTTCGATTCCTTCAACTAATGAAGTACTTGTTCTTAGTAAATCTTTCATAATCTTTGTTTTTATCTATGTAAAATTACAAAAATTAAAGAAAGAAGCCCTAAACGTCTGAAAATTTGGATTTAATCTAAGTAAGAATCTAAATAAGCTCTATATTGACAGTATTACAAAGTAAAGAATGTAAAGTAAGGGTGAATTTTGTTCCGTTTAATAGATCTCTTAACTGCACTATTTCGCAGATAGTAAGGTTTCTGGAAAAATTTCTTTTGGTAGTTTCAATCAACTGTGCATCTGACTGATCAGATAAGTCATAAAGCATGTTAAGAATGTCAACGCTATTAACCTTTCTTTGAAAAATCAAAAAATCATGAATTTTATAACTTGACACCGTATCAACAAAATTGATAATTATACTATTGGTCAAATCACATTGATAACTGTATCCTTTTTCGGTTTCAAATAATACTTTGGTGGTCAAATCACTAATTAATGCCATTCTGATAAAATATATAACGATGCAAAAATATAGAATTTAAAGCAATAAAAAACATAATTAAGACTAATTTAAAATAACAAAATCTTTTAATGTTCTTAAAAACAGTTCAAGTACACTAAAAGCTGTAACATTCTTCAGCATTATTAGTCTAATTTTAAAACAAAAAACTTAGAAATTATGCAGGCACACGAAATAGATTATCAGATTTTTGGAGAAGAAATGCAGTATGTTGAAATAGAACTGGACCCACAGGAAATTGTAATTGCCGAAGCTGGCAGTTTTATGATGATGGAAAACAATATCCAAATGGAAACCATATTTGGAGACGGTTCTCAGCAACA
This genomic interval carries:
- a CDS encoding nuclear transport factor 2 family protein: MIERERVIKNYVEGYNTFDINKMTADFSDIIVFENIQNGEVNMTLTGIDEFIEQAEKAKTYFSIRSQTITAFHHFDSKTEVEINYYAVLATDFPNGMKKGDELNLKGKSVFEISEGKILKLTDIS
- a CDS encoding polymer-forming cytoskeletal protein gives rise to the protein MHNSVFKLVTIKEVKSQYPFLLDREGFDYFEEWNDDDFFFVANEDVYFDGNFLLDVYEDKVKKWFINIFNLPFKIIEDLRIEGILVNGNIFTNGTIINAEGDYGPYVFISGNVTCKSLLLGGSYVEINGNVKAKEVVMTSYNHGKFKCSGVIDSPVFIVEDHYTTFAERKNDLFYYNDRANDFDSKNDCEYDDDSDEDIISVELRKHLNNPLIETFEELKRELEKGELVLKQSNPAAKTFAYWEYRVESNYRDLKLVPPEFKNKELCDLALNSTFHALPFVNQEFITQELCERLVDKDGFAIQKIPDDFITKELCLKAAKSGTLISLIPKEFYSEELILTTFKNGKHEPNIIDVPSDFITENLLEEYVKIGKGLWLDKVCKENGIDKLTILKRVIDSGLENLDSVFGNHFSKEVADYAASVYNNEENIEQWNSYVRKYKVKFERLDLNNYLV
- a CDS encoding GNAT family N-acetyltransferase, with translation MTIQKANPNDHEILTEITKKSKAYWGYSNEQIQNWSQFLTVSKGYIEKNSVFNLVDNDKIIGYYSFFHESENIIKLDNLFVLPDSIGKGFGKVLMDDFLIRIKNEDVQKVILNSEPNAEVFYSKFGFVKVGQIETSIKDRFMPIMELLLEKV
- a CDS encoding helix-turn-helix transcriptional regulator; this encodes MSTEIKPKHIGRNISRIRELRDMKQEALAISIGVSQQTISSIEGSESVDEEKLKAIAEALGVTPEIIKNFSEDAVFNIIGNTFDIENNNGSSLISYGCTFNPFDKLLEVLDKNEKLYERLVEAEKEKVALLEKLLSQK
- a CDS encoding aminopeptidase P family protein — translated: MKYHQINSALFVKNRRKFTAEMKPNSVAVFNSNDIYPVSADSTLPFAQHRDIFYLSGVDQEESILLLFPDAPYENQKEILFLKETNDHIAVWEGEKLSKERAFQVSGIRTVYWLQDFHKVLNEMMTYADTMYINTNEHYRATVETETREARFVKWWKERYPAHNVAKSNPILQRIRSVKESEEIDLIQQACDITEKGFRRLLSFVKPNVTEYEIEAELIHEFIRNRSKGFAYTPIIASGNNANVLHYIENNQQCKAGDLILLDVAAEYANYSSDMTRTIPVSGRFSERQKAVYNAVLRVKNEATKMLAPGTLWKQYHIEVGKIMTSELLGLGLIDKADVQNENPEWPAYKKYFMHGTSHHMGLDTHDYGLLHEPMKANMVFTVEPGIYIPEEKFGIRLEDNVVVQEKGEPFNLMRNIPIEVDEIESLMNS
- a CDS encoding alpha/beta fold hydrolase; protein product: MKKIFLLVFLMVLGNTFAQTEGYSTNNDSSKTYYKVFGKGEPLLIINGGPGMNSNGFESMAKTLAETQETIIYDQRGTGNSKLAELDSKTISMKIMADDIESLRKHLKIKKWNILGHSFGGMLASYYATIYPNSINKLILSSSGGVDLTLLKTENLIERNLTKVEKDSLDYWNAKIAKGDTSHEARLGRGRALAPAYVYDQKYVPIIAERLTQGNSKINGLLWDDMQKIKFDCKAKLKTFKNPVLIIQGKQDVISNQIGELANKTFPNSKLILLENCRHYGWLDAKEKYFTDVNSFLKS
- a CDS encoding ferritin; the encoded protein is MKDLLRTSTSLVEGIENILNLQAKLESDASNKYLAMAAWLDRNGYANTASYMYKQAEEEREHFLKVFKYITDMGGIAVTPSVPEVQQEFASFREVFEIALQNEIAVTQAINKVIAKCRAENDYATEDFMMWYVAEQREEEKNARRALELFELINGNEADGKFQLDVQISKIG